The nucleotide sequence AGAAATCCCCAAAGCCCTCCACCTCAGAGATGATGATGAGGCGCATGTTTGGTGGTCCATCACACTCTGCTGTAGGAGGAGAGCACCAGGGTGAAACAGAGCTGACTCTGAATTCTGGCCTAGCCACTCCCTGACTATAGATCCCCAACTGCAAGTCACTTTGCCTCTCAAGGCATccgtttactcatctgtaaagagCGATTATTCACAGTGGCCTGGCAGGGATGTGGTAAGGATGAACTGAAatgaagcacagcacaggatctggcacacagtaggtgctcaaaaattCTTCAGGGCTTCACAATACACACCTGAGGTTTATAGGAAATTCCGCCCCCATACCCTGAGGTCCTTGTCCTTTTGGGAACTTCTGACTTCCTTGAGAACTGCTTGAGTTTCTTGTGCCTCCAACCAAGATGGCAGCTGTAAAACTACAGTAGCTTTGGGGAAGTGGGGCTCATTGGGGTGTTTGCAGAGGCAGAAGCTTCTGCTAGCCTCTGGCTATTTCCAattctcctttccctccctcccgccctccaaGCCAGAGAATCTGCTGTACTACAGCCTGGATGAAGACTCTAAGATCATGATCTCCGACTTTGGCCTCTCCAAGATGGAAGACCCCAGCAGTGTGCTCTCCACGGCCTGTGGGACCCCAGGATACGTGGGTGCGGAGGGCCCTGGTCTGGAGCTGTGGGCAGGGAAGAAGTGGGAGCTGCAGGGCAGAGATTTGTCAACACCATGTCCCATTCCCTCCACAGCCCCTGAAGTGCTGGCCCAGAAGCCCTACAGCAAGGCTGTGGATTGCTGGTCCATTGGGGTCATCGCCTATATCCTGTGAGTGGGGGCCTGGCTGTTACAGATGTGACTCCAGACTTCTCCTCTCCCCTACTttgctctcttcttcctctgtgctatttcttccttcctgccatccatATTTATCTCTACCAGTTAATGACTGTATTATTTCACTCAATAGAGACTATGTTTCTGGCCACTGTGGCCAAGCACTGGGGATTTAGCAGAGGATAAAAACGACAAAGTGCTTGCCCTCAGGGAGCAGACATGCTAGTAGTAGGggacacagaaaataaacaagtaaataaacctGTACAATAATGGCAGGTAGTGAGACATGTATGAAGAAAAATCAAGCAGGGTAGGGAGATGGGATGGATGCTGTTTTAGATAAGCAGGTCAGgagcctctctgaggaggtggcaCATGAGTGGCATCCAGCATGAAGTGAGGGAGCCAGACACTCAAAAGTGTTCGGGGAGAGTGACTTAGAGCACAGAGCAAGCGCAAAGGCCCTGAGGAAGGACAGATGGTGGCACAATACGGAATTGAACGCTGGTGGAGTCGGACAGGAGTGAGCAAGGCAGAGAGCTAGATTTCCCCACTTTGTAGAAGGGGAACTCCTTCCTGGGGGTCCTGTCTGAACCTCAGCATCGCACCAAAGCTGCATCTGGGAGCCAGTGTGTACACTGACGGTAGAAATGAGAATGAGTTTCTCCCTGCCCAGGCTCTGTGGTTATCCTCCCTTCTATGACGAGAATGATGCCAAACTCTTTGAACAGATTTTGAAAGCCGAGTACGAGTTTGACTCTCCTTACTGGGACGACATCTCTGACTCTGGTATTTGGggctttcctttcttcccctgatcCTACCTCCAGTCCCTGCTTCATCTgcttgggttgggggtgggggaaggtctCCTCACTTCACCAGGTTCCCCAGCCCCAGATTAAGCACTGTCTTTAGACCAGACACCTCACCCTGGGTGCTTTTCTCTGCCTGGCCCCTGGTCAGACATAGTATATTTCAGACTACCTCCCCACACTGACTTCCTAGTACCTAAAACAACACCATTAATGTTTTCATCTGTCCTTTTGTGCCTCCAGTTAGGCGGCAAAGCTTGTGAAGGCATTATTGATCATTTACATGTCAGTGTGAATCTTCTCTAAGAACAAGTTATTATTAAGGGAGAAAGCTGGAGAGCTAGGTTGGGTCGGGGGGCTTAGAGAAAGAGTACAGGTGGGGTGGGGCAGTGCATGGACAGATCTGGCTTTGATGCCAGGCGAGACCTGAGGGGGTGGGTTCTATCTTGGGGGTGTTCTCAGGCACCACCATGCTGTCTTTGCTCTTGTCTGGGGGGCTCAGCCAAAGACTTCATCCGGCACTTGATGGAGAAGGATCCAGAGAAGAGGTTCACCTGTGAGCAGGCCTTGCAGCACCCCTGGTGAGAGCTCCCACAAGCCTCGGGCTACGATGGGGTCTGGGGCCCCTAGGCCTGCCTCTCCCTTCACCGACAGCCCTCGATACACACCTATCCTAGGATTGCAGGAGATACTGCCCTAGATAAGAATATTCACCAGTCGGTGAGTGAGCAGATCAAGAAGAACTTCGCCAAAAGCAAGTGGAAGGTGAGCCCACGACCCCCATCTAGCCTCCAGCTCACACCAAGTGGggcacacagtaaatgctcaGGGATGCGTACTGAAGGgtctcattcattcatgcaatGCTGTGACACCCACTGTATTCCGGTGATGGTCTCTGATCTTCAAGACTAGAGGTATAACAGTGTATGCTTTTCAAGGAGACATAATCCAAGTTATGGGGTCCTGGAAGGGGCCTAAAGTGGTCATGGCCTGACAGACTGGTCAGGCCTGAGAGCCAAGTAGGAATTAGCCTAGCACAGCAGGATAAGGTCTGAGGCAGAGGGAACTAGGGTGCAAAGGGCCAGGAGAAGAGAGTACAGCCGTTTGGGCAGTGCCTGGCAGGACTGAAGGGGCTGCAGGAAGGAAACCAGGCTGAAGACAGGTCGGGGCCAGGCTGCCTGGCGGCTTGGGTCCCACAGTAGAGGGCTGACTTGATGCTGAGGAGCTCCGGAAGGATTTTCAGCTGAAACTTGACCTTTACAAGGGGCTCTCAAGATGCTGAAAGGCAGTGTGAAGGCTGGGAGGCCCTCTAGGGGACTGTGGCAGAGATGTGGTCAGGAGACAGTGAGGGCTTGAATCAGAATAGTGACAGTGGGAACAGAGGACACTGGACCAGGAGTTGTTTGGGAGGCAGAACTGACAAGAAGTGATGTTAGAATGGATActggaagagagaggaggagatgtCCAGGGCTCACCCAAGATTTTGGTTGGGGACAAGCTGGGTGATGGTACCATCACTTAGATGGAGATCCTGGGGCCAGAAACTTGTTTTTGGGGAGGTTTTGATTTAGGACATGGTAAATTCGAGGGACATTTCAGTGGACAGGTTGAGTAGAGAATGATACACACACAGTTGCACAAggcatttaacctctctgtgcctgttttcCTCCTTTAACAAGGCTGAAATAGTGCCCACCTCAAAGACTTTCAGGAAGATTAAATGATCTATTACGATAAGTACACACAATGCTATACAAAGTGTTTACTATTATGTGAATGTGAATTATATGAGAAATTATACATGtctacatatattatatacatgtgtgtgtatgtgtgtttaactGTATAATATGACTGAACATAATTTAATGAAGTCTTGTAGAGGTTTCAGGGAGTTTTGGGGATCAACCAATATTACTTGAATGAAAATAACAGAACTGCTATTAAGAATTCTACTGCCAGACCCTGCCCCACGATCTCCTACTCTCTCAAAAGTCCCTTCTGCCTTTCTCCACAGCAAGCCTTCAATGCTACAGCCGTGGTGCGGCACATGAGGAAGCTACAGCTGGGCACCAGCCAGGAGGGGCAGGGACAGACAGCGAGTCGTGGGGAGCTCCTGGCACCAGCAGCAGGGGGTGAGAACAGGGCTCTGTGCCAGGGCATGGGAGGTCCGTGGAGAGCGGCCCAGGCTGGAGTGGAGAGTCTGCTCCTGTGATCAGCTCTGCTCTGTCTTCCTATGTAGGGCCGGTGGCTGGCTGCTGCTGTCGCGACTGCTGTGTGGAGCCCAGCCCGAAACTGTCCCCCTCTCTGCACCCCCAGCTCTAGGGGCCTGGATCCAGGGTCAGGATCTGCTATGCAGGAAGGGTTGGGGATGGCCtactccccctccctccctgaacTGGGGAGGTACCCTGCCCCACTCCCTCCACACCCCTTTCTGTATCACCCCTCCACTGCATTTTCCatacaaatatttctattttattgttccTTCTTATAATAAAGGGAAGAGATTAAACCCACAGGCAGctctgtctcctcagacaacctatACCCAACATGGTTGTGCAAACTGCTTGATTTGAGGGTGCCTGGTCCTTGAGGTAGCTGCAGGAAGTCCCCTTTCCAACATGAGACTGGATGGGGGAGAGTAGGAGGGAGCAGTAGGGAGGGGTGTTTGGGGAATCCCTTTTTCCATGCCCCCACCTAGCCTTCCGGCCCTGTGCACCTCTTTCTGCGCTTTGCTGGTGGCTCCTGAGCTTGCTGGAGTTGGCGCAAGTCAGCACTGAACAGCACCTGGGGCAAGAGGGGTGGGAGTCTGAGTGGGGAGAGGGCACATTGCAGTCAGGACTGGTGGGGCAGTGTGGGGAGCTGGAAGGGCTCATGggtggcagggctggggtggaTAGAGAGTCCTTTAGGCTCAAATGGGACAGCAATGGAGGTAGAAGAAAATAGGTCAGGGCCAGGGAGAAGTCCTATGGGGTCTGGGCTGGAGATGGAGGGGAAGCCTAGGTACACTCACTGCTTGGGCCCAGCCAGCATAAGGTCCCCACAGGTTCCGGAAAAAGTTacctaaaccaaaaaaaaaaaaaaaaaaattacctaaacCAGAAGTGGTGAGGTGACGTTAAATGGCCCCTTGTGCTCCCTGTCCACAAGGGTGGGGTTTTAGGGAGAGGTGTATTTCTACCACCTCAGCCCACACATCCCAGCCCTGACATCCCACTCTCTCTCCTTACCCAGTTCCTTGTTGGCCTGGGGGCTCGGGCCCTTGGCCTGGCTGGTGGTGGGGTGCCAGCTGTAGTCACGTTGGGCAATCTGCCACACATGGACGTCCACGGGCACAGCCTGGGGTTTGTCTAGCGCCATCAGGCAGATGCAGTCAGCCACCTTTGACAGACAGAGAGTAAGCCACAGTAAGCCACAGAGGAATGGCAGGGTCTAGTCAGCAACCTGCTTCTAGTTCCAAAGCCAGATGCTTCCTTCTCCACTCTGAGGACACTCTTACtgtattttctattaataatttaaaaaacagctgTGACGAGAGTGCTACTGGGTAAACATCTTATGTGTGCCAGTTTCATCATAACCTGAAAAGAAGGTTTATTGTAGACAAGAAAACAGGTCCTGAAGGTGAAGTGATTTGGCTGAAGTTACACAGATAGGGAGACTCAGAATCAAGATTTAATGTTAGGCTAGAGTTCAGAGCCCATTAAAAAGggtaatttaaataaaaactcatttttaaagtacagagaaatataaaaaagaaaacaataaataccAAATTCCCAGTCATCCTTCTGATACCTAACCATTCTTGATATTGAACAAGAGGTctattatcctttaataaaaaaaattttttaattctgtaaagcaattatcctttaataagaaaaattttttaaaagttctgtaagtatatataattttaagggaagaacaaaatgaaaagtggaaggcttccctggtgatccagtggttaagactctgagctcccaatccAGGGggaatgggttcaatcctggtcagggaattaagatcttgcATGTCACAttgacagtgttttaaaaaaaaaaaagttggaaacaTCTTATTTGTCTTCCCAAAGGTAACCACTATTGAGTTTCCTATGATTCCTTCCAGAAGTTTCTGCACACATACGGCAGTGTATGTATGTACCTGAACAAATGGTTTTTCTAAAAATGCATTCAAAGAGCAATGTCTTTTATACCCTTTCTGCATTCTACATATTCTCTAATAAAACATCTGCTGGTATCCTTTCTCCCTCCCACTCTGCCTCCAGAAGCCAAGCCCACACCCAGCTCTCTGACTGCCTTGTCTCCTCCTCTGCTATTCTCTGCATGAAAAGTGAGAGTAGCttcttcctgcttccttccttcccttcaacCCCGGGCCTCACCTTGGTGCCTACTCCAGGCAGGGTGCAGAGGGCCTTGTGAGCCTCCTCATAGGGGGCCTTGCGCAGCTGCTgcagccagggaagtccacccCGTTCTTCTAGGATGGCTCGGGCACTGGCACTCACAAAGCGGGCACGGTACCCCAGGCCCAGATTCCTGAGCTGAGCTTCCACCTCTGGCCCTGTGGGGGAGTGAGGAGGAGAACAGGGGTCAGACATTCTCAAATCCTTCCTGTCATCAGGCTAGTGCGTGAGCCCTGCATACGACACGTATGCTTTTCCTAAGTACCCTTCTCCTACCTTGCCGTTCTCTGGGAGACCCCAGGACACTTGCACATACAAAGGAAAGGGTTAAGCCTGGGTTCTGCCCCTCTACAAATGTTTTCTGAGCACTATGTGCTGTGCACTGGAGCAGAGATTGAGAAGGACTTGCTGTCATGGAGGAACTCCTCAGTTGAGTTCTTTAACCTTCCCAAAGGGTGTGAATTCATGAATTCACATTTATGATCTAAAATaatacacagggcttccctggtggtctagtggttgagagtctacctgccaatgcaggggacatgggttcaatccctggtcctgaaagatcccacatgccgcagagcaactaaacctgtgtgccacactactgagcctgtgctctagagctgcaGCTACCGAAGCCCACAAGTCCTACaggctgtgctccacaagagaagccacagcaatgagaagcccaaccACCCCAATGAAGAGTAggtcctgcttgccacaactagagaaagcccatgcacagcaatgaagacccagagcagacaaagataaataatctaaaaaataaataatagtcatAATAACAGTAGCAGTTTCTATTATCATGCTTTTCTCAAGGACCTTGATGACAATACTACTGttcttcccactttacagatgaagaaaatgagtgcTTAGAGGAGGTTAAGTAACTCGCTCAAGAAAGGACATGACAGAGGTGGGACCTTGCACTGAGGTCTAGGACACCAAGCCGGTGCTCTTAACCCACTGCACTGCGCTACCTCATGACTGCCTTATTCATGCCTCAAACCCTTCTGGATAGAAATTGTCATTCCTATTCCACAAACAAGAGAAGCTTGGAGAAGTGAATGAATTCCCAGAGGTATTATGACTACTAAGCTGGGAGCTGAGACCCAAGACGGGTTTTCTAAGCACCCAAAACATTCTGTTTTCTCCAGCGAGGGCTGTGTCTTTGCTATGCAGGCACGAAGCACTTCCTCCAGCTTGGTTCTCACATCTGCCAACTGAGGTACTTGCCTCTGTAAATACTTCCCTCACAGCGCTCCCATGAAGAACATGTGTGTTTTTGGATGCAGAATTGTTGGGTTCACAGCAGAGATAGCAATTTGAATTTGCTGCTTACTTCATATATGCCAAACACTATGCAAGGTGAGCTATGTGCATTCCTTTACTCAACCCTCTTGAAACTCTGACAGGGCCTATTGGAGCTATTGTTATCCCATTGGAGCTATTGTTATCCCATTCAATGGATTAAgaacctgaggcacagagaggctacaTAATGAGCTCAAGATCATATAGACAGAAGTCAAGTGCCAGAGTTGAAATTCAGACCCAGGCAGGCTATCTCTAGAACATGCATCTTAAGCCCAAACTACTGTACATTGTACACAAATGTCTTCTGATGAGCCATTGAACTCTGGGCAAAAAGCACAGACCACTGAAGTGCTGACATTTCAGGGACAAGGAAGATGACGTATAACTGGGGCTGACCAGACCAGGCAGGGTGGTTCTGGATGAGGGCAGTATTTAAAAAGGCAGGTAGCTTTGGGATGGAAGAAAGGCATCAGAGGAGAACTCAACAGGCCCTGAAAGCTGTCGTAAGGCCTGGAGGCAGGGACCCAGCTACTCACCAGCCAGGGCCTGCAAGCTGGGGAAGCCATGGTAGGTGACATCATCAAGCTGGATGAGCCGAGGTCCAAAGGTCTGGCAGAGCCGTTCCACCATGCCAGTGATGCGCGCAATGTTGTTGTTGGAGGAacagatgaaagagaaaaggcatTCGATGGGGTCCAGTTGCAGGAGTCGCACACCTGGGGACCAGAAAGGTAGGGAAATGAGAAATCACCTGCTGTTGGTAGTGACCTCTTCTTACCCTCAGATCCTAGGCTCCAAGGGGATCCTAGGGGAATGAGGGACAGCGTTGTTAAAGACAGTAACCCTGGAGCTCTCATTCTTTGTAGCATCTTGTGAGGTCCATGTTATCATCCCATTCCACAAAGAATGCACGGTGTAACCACTACGAGGTTGGggatttgttttgttcactgtggtATTCCCAGTCACATAGATGATGCTCTGCAACATTTACAGAATGAACGATGTCACCAGCCCCAGATCACACAGCCAGGATTTGGCTCAATATCCCTGTCACTTCACTACGGTGGTCAGCAGGACATTAACAGTAGTAATGTCATTAACAGTAATAATaactactgtgtgtcaggcactattctaggcACTTTATTTGTATTAGCTTCTTTAATCCTCATAAAATTCTGAGATAGatataatccccattttacatatggtgaaaCCGAGTAACTTAACCAAATCACAAGCAACCCAACCTCTGCCTCAGGCTCTGTACTCACCCTTGAATTTCTGAGCCACCTCTTGAAAGTGGGGGTCCACGGAACTCCAATGGTGATACAGGGGAGCAAGGCTGACATCCAGCTGGAAGTACTGTTGCACGGCCTTTAGCTCTTCCAGTGTGGGCCTGCCAACCCTGCCCTTGTCCCCTCGGTACACAGTGCAGTAAAGATGCTCCTCAGTCTGGGTCAGGGTCCATACCTGGTCGGCCAGCACGCCACTCCAGTGCGCAGGGCTTTGCTCCCTCCACCTGCGCTTCCAGGCATATGGCAGCCCTAGCACTCAGTGCCCCTTTCTACACCCTTTGGGGCCCTCCTATCCTATAACTGCTTCACATACAAAACTAACTCACGAACTGCAAAACACAAGTGCTTTCTTTTACATCAATTATACAATGTAATCCTCGCAACAGCACCGCGCAGGCTTTTCCACCTTATAAAGGAGTTAACAAGGTCACTACTCGTGCTTCGGTCTCTTTTGTACCCTTCCTTCACCCCCAACGTTCCTTTGCACCCAGGGCCTGCGGTGCTGAGGAGCCAAGACTCAGGGTCACTCACCGGAAAGACTGTCCAGAAGCCAGAACCAGGTCCAGGCGCAGTTCAGATCGTGGACAGGGGATGGAGGCCCATAGGGCCGGGAAGGAGGCTAGAGTGCGATGCCCCATGCTACCCCGAAGAAGGGAGACAACTGACATTTCCATTCAGACCCCGCCCCGCGATGGTCCTGCCCACTCGGAAGGGGCTCTACCTGTCAAAAGACCTGGCCCCAAAGACCACGCCCCTCAAGGCCTCACCCACCAGATCCTAGCCTCTTAATTTGGATCCgcagttttatttaatttctccaCTCCCCGCAGGCCCTGCTCTCTCAACGCTTCTGCCCTTTCACTCTGTCTTGACCCTCCCGCCCTTCACAGCCTTTGGGCACGCAACCTAGTCCCTCAAGCTACCGGGACTTTGTGAAGCGCGCGCTAACGCGCTCTTCCGCTTTCTCTGGGGGCCGACCTCTCTCTCACCGGAAGGAGGGCTCAGGCCAGGCTGATTGGACCCAGAGGTAACCAATCCGCGGAGAGTTAGGAGGCGCCAATGAGAATCGGGCGTGGCGGCGAGTGGGCGGGCCTTTCTAGGCGCCGCAGCGGTTGGCGCGCGCTGGGCTCGGTGCCCGCTGTTGGTCTTTCCTCTGTGGGATTTGTCTGCACTCCGCACGCCGGCGCGTCCCATCCCCGCGCTCAGCGGCCAAGACGCACAGGGCGCCCTCAAGCCACAGTCCTCACCGCCTGATTTCCTCAGAGCCCTGTGATGCCTCAGGGCCTGCCCGCCCGCAGAACCAAGTGCTGTCCCCCGGCATCCTTGGGGCCTTTCTCAACGAGCCTCTTCGGGCTGATCTTCGCCTTTATCAGTCTGGCTACCCTGAACCCCCCTCACCGAGAATCGTGCCCGGATCGCAACTCCGGGCCAGCCGAAACCGAAACGTCTCTACAGCGTCTGGATCCCGAGGAATCTGCCTACTCCCTCGCTCTCTGAGTTTCTGCCCTCCAAGGGCTTGTCCCAGAGTCTCGACACCGAGCAACCTTAGGCCTCACTGACTTCCTCATCAGAGGCCTGCCTCCTGGGATTCTGCGCGGACTGCCCCATCTGGCGTCACCCGCCAATTGAAAACCCTACCGAAAGGGGCCTCTGTAGGCCCCCTCCAGGACTGCGCCCAGCGACCCAGAGAGGCCTCAGGACCACCAACTCTGTGGCCCCAGGGCACCCCCGTTGCCAGGGCCGGCTGTCTAGTCCAGGGAAGATGCAGCCAAACCTCCCTCCTGGAGAAAGACACCAAAACCACAGAGACAAGAACTGTATTTGGACGGTTTCTCCCCTTCTAGCATAGTGACTCTCGGTTACTGTATCTGAATGATCAGCCAGCAGATTCCTTAAGGGACAGACTGGCAGCTGATTTATCTGTCTCTCCCACACAGTATCTAGCAGAGGGCTGGAAACCTGGTAGCATCTCAGCCCACTGCTCAGTAGTCGCAAGACCCTGGGGCTGCTTCCTGTGCTTGTCTCTTCTGTAGGACACCAGCCCTCAGACGCCTAGCACCTAAAAGGGCATTCCTGCAGTAAATGTTTCAATCAGAAGAGAAGGTGTCAAAGTGGGGAATGAATGAAGAGTCACTCTGTACTCCTGCTCAGTCCCTAGCTAAACAGGGGAAGGTCACAGCTATAGTGACTCTGAAGAAGTACTTGGACCATCCAACTGGCAGAGGACTTGAAGCATCTGCAGTTCAAGAAGGCATGGGCACTAAACTCTTCCCTTCCAGCAGTTTGGCATACTGGTTACAGAACTTGCTTTGCAGACAGGCTTTTATTCAGAGTCTAGCTCTGCAACTTCCTAGTTGTGGgaacttaggcaagttacttaatttttctaAACTTTGGTGTCTTTATGGAATTAACTATCCTATTAACTTTCCCCATAGTTATTGTAAGGGTTATACAAAAGTGTGGATCTAAAGGTGTTTCAGCACAGAGTCTACCACTCAGTGAAATACATGGGGAATGGGAGCTGTCATATTATCTTTGTCTTACAAATGCAACAGCCAGCAACCACTTGAGCCCAATTATTTCCCATCCCTGAGGGATAGAGCCTCCCTtttcatccctttgccctggcagaAGGCAAGAACCAAGAATTCCAAACAGACCATTTATTTTCTAAGAAtcaatatattttcttcctttgaaataAATACAAACCAGTTTGAAAGGTCGGGGAATCTATGGGAAGAAGGGAAGTGGGGACAGgccccagtcttttttttttagtaccaaATGACTCTGGCGCGACCCGGAAACGCAGTTACAAATGAGAATAATTTAAATTCTCCGCTAATTACAGTATTTACAACAGCAGGGGAGGGGGTCACCTAGTGCCCCTCTTCCGGGCTGGACAGACATCAGTCCCACTGCTAGGCTGGGCGGATGCCCGCTCACCACACCACCTCAGAGGCCTTAGGCCACTAGGCAGTTAGGGATTCTCCCGGCACGAGTAGGCAGAGGTGGTGGGATGGCCTGTTTTACACAGTGTCCTAACCTTGGCCTACCACCCTGCGCTACAATGCCGTGAGGTCTCTGGAGCTTTCTGGCCTGTGGGACCTCCCCTCTCATTGCGCAGAGCCCCCAGGGACCCTTGGAGTGTTCTGTACAGTCCAGCTGCACTCAGGGCGGGAGGGACCTCCCCCACCCAGCTTCCCCTGAGACTGGCCCCAAGACCAGGAATGAGTCAGTGCAGAGGCCGGTGCCACTCCAGGACAGTGAGccaaggggaggagagaggcggCAGGGCACTGAAGGCTGGGCCGTGCTGGGCAGCGTCAGTC is from Bos taurus isolate L1 Dominette 01449 registration number 42190680 breed Hereford chromosome 22, ARS-UCD2.0, whole genome shotgun sequence and encodes:
- the OGG1 gene encoding N-glycosylase/DNA lyase isoform X3, translating into MVERLCQTFGPRLIQLDDVTYHGFPSLQALAGPEVEAQLRNLGLGYRARFVSASARAILEERGGLPWLQQLRKAPYEEAHKALCTLPGVGTKVADCICLMALDKPQAVPVDVHVWQIAQRDYSWHPTTSQAKGPSPQANKELGNFFRNLWGPYAGWAQAVLFSADLRQLQQAQEPPAKRRKRCTGPEG
- the CAMK1 gene encoding calcium/calmodulin-dependent protein kinase type 1 isoform X1, whose amino-acid sequence is MGGGAWACWTLLEQGALAVARGQWAMPGAVERPSWKQAEDIRDIYDFRDVLGTGAFSEVILAEDKRTQKMVAIKCIAKKALEGKEGSMENEIAVLHKIKHPNIVALDDIYESGGHLYLIMQLVSGGELFDRIVEKGFYTERDASRLIFQVLDAVKYLHDLGIVHRDLKPENLLYYSLDEDSKIMISDFGLSKMEDPSSVLSTACGTPGYVAPEVLAQKPYSKAVDCWSIGVIAYILLCGYPPFYDENDAKLFEQILKAEYEFDSPYWDDISDSAKDFIRHLMEKDPEKRFTCEQALQHPWIAGDTALDKNIHQSVSEQIKKNFAKSKWKQAFNATAVVRHMRKLQLGTSQEGQGQTASRGELLAPAAGGPVAGCCCRDCCVEPSPKLSPSLHPQL
- the OGG1 gene encoding N-glycosylase/DNA lyase isoform X1, encoding MGHRTLASFPALWASIPCPRSELRLDLVLASGQSFRWREQSPAHWSGVLADQVWTLTQTEEHLYCTVYRGDKGRVGRPTLEELKAVQQYFQLDVSLAPLYHHWSSVDPHFQEVAQKFKGVRLLQLDPIECLFSFICSSNNNIARITGMVERLCQTFGPRLIQLDDVTYHGFPSLQALAGPEVEAQLRNLGLGYRARFVSASARAILEERGGLPWLQQLRKAPYEEAHKALCTLPGVGTKVADCICLMALDKPQAVPVDVHVWQIAQRDYSWHPTTSQAKGPSPQANKELGNFFRNLWGPYAGWAQAVLFSADLRQLQQAQEPPAKRRKRCTGPEG
- the CAMK1 gene encoding calcium/calmodulin-dependent protein kinase type 1, which encodes MPGAVERPSWKQAEDIRDIYDFRDVLGTGAFSEVILAEDKRTQKMVAIKCIAKKALEGKEGSMENEIAVLHKIKHPNIVALDDIYESGGHLYLIMQLVSGGELFDRIVEKGFYTERDASRLIFQVLDAVKYLHDLGIVHRDLKPENLLYYSLDEDSKIMISDFGLSKMEDPSSVLSTACGTPGYVAPEVLAQKPYSKAVDCWSIGVIAYILLCGYPPFYDENDAKLFEQILKAEYEFDSPYWDDISDSAKDFIRHLMEKDPEKRFTCEQALQHPWIAGDTALDKNIHQSVSEQIKKNFAKSKWKQAFNATAVVRHMRKLQLGTSQEGQGQTASRGELLAPAAGGPVAGCCCRDCCVEPSPKLSPSLHPQL
- the OGG1 gene encoding N-glycosylase/DNA lyase isoform X2; its protein translation is MEMSVVSLLRGSMGHRTLASFPALWASIPCPRSELRLDLVLASGQSFRWREQSPAHWSGVLADQVWTLTQTEEHLYCTVYRGDKGRVGRPTLEELKAVQQYFQLDVSLAPLYHHWSSVDPHFQEVAQKFKGVRLLQLDPIECLFSFICSSNNNIARITGMVERLCQTFGPRLIQLDDVTYHGFPSLQALAGPEVEAQLRNLGLGYRARFVSASARAILEERGGLPWLQQLRKAPYEEAHKALCTLPGVGTKVADCICLMALDKPQAVPVDVHVWQIAQRDYSWHPTTSQAKGPSPQANKELGAVQC
- the OGG1 gene encoding N-glycosylase/DNA lyase; translated protein: MEMSVVSLLRGSMGHRTLASFPALWASIPCPRSELRLDLVLASGQSFRWREQSPAHWSGVLADQVWTLTQTEEHLYCTVYRGDKGRVGRPTLEELKAVQQYFQLDVSLAPLYHHWSSVDPHFQEVAQKFKGVRLLQLDPIECLFSFICSSNNNIARITGMVERLCQTFGPRLIQLDDVTYHGFPSLQALAGPEVEAQLRNLGLGYRARFVSASARAILEERGGLPWLQQLRKAPYEEAHKALCTLPGVGTKVADCICLMALDKPQAVPVDVHVWQIAQRDYSWHPTTSQAKGPSPQANKELGNFFRNLWGPYAGWAQAVLFSADLRQLQQAQEPPAKRRKRCTGPEG